The Gasterosteus aculeatus chromosome 17, fGasAcu3.hap1.1, whole genome shotgun sequence genome includes a window with the following:
- the nek4 gene encoding serine/threonine-protein kinase Nek4 isoform X6, whose protein sequence is MLALVVGKGSYGEVNLVKHKTDRKQYVIKKLNLTTSSKRERRSAEQEAQLLSQLRHPNIVTYRESWEGDDCQLYIVMGFCEGGDLYHRLKQQKGELLPERQVVEWFVQIAMALQYLHERNILHRDLKTQNIFLTKTNIIKVGDLGIARVLENQNDMASTLIGTPYYMSPELFSNKPYNHKSDVWALGCCVYEMSTLKHAFNAKDMNSLVYRIVEGKLPQMPSRYDLQLGELIKCMLCRRPEDRPDVKLILRQPYIKQQIAMFLEATKEKTAKSRKKAVGGSGDCRATSAPSVVSSLPKPERGPQLEPLSRGKCKEDKTHEHKVWDGFKDDTPVQTPQPPKSSSADALKASIASLTTISNINVQLQEEKDPMKGQVQESQSVVLHQHDSLESTEKLLQPLLPTPPVREELPSPTTKGPNTPYQPPPFSSAPCMSQQHRGRDIRQPQGDQDKSKVTAPRPLPPPPVESVAMDGRKRSRKGTGGKKASAAVTSTSVSSSKELLPPPQDRPLSARERRRLRQSVEIASQPGVSVIRRASYDVSSTKDEHCNASVARSVSASISGASSKEDKLPDQRSDEDECSSSTSSTERSEGDCKERKTESRDIQDLVHMMTQTLNMDIGDCVGEVDKDRFGSTAVPEFKLNRKYRDTLVLHGKARGEAENLSLREAPICSTSGPAKIRRAIEHLRTDVVKGLGVKLLDRVLEIMEVEDDTKRELCLRDQMGDEKYQAYAVMVRQLKFFEDISVNV, encoded by the exons ATGCTGGCATT GGTCGTTGGTAAAGGGAGCTATGGCGAAGTGAACTTGGTGAAACACAAAACTGACCGAAAACAG TATGTTATTAAAAAGCTGAATTTAACCACCTCCTCCAAGCGAGAACGGCGTTCTGCAGAGCAGGAGGCCCAGCTTCTGTCTCAGCTTCGCCACCCTAACATTGTGACATACAGGGAGTCTTGGGAAGGAGATGACTGCCAGCTATACATTGTGATGGGTTTCTGTGAAGGCGGTGACCTATATCATCGTCTCAAACAGCAAAAGGGCGAACTCTTACCTGAGAGGCAGGTGGTTGAGTGGTTCGTCCAGATAGCCATGGCACTACAG TACCTGCATGAGAGGAACATTCTTCACCGAGACCTTAAAACACAGAACATCTTTCTGACAAAGACTAATATTATCAAAGTTGGGGACCTTGGCATTGCACGAGTTTTGGAGAACCAGAATGATATGGCCAGCACGCTCATTGGGACCCCTTACTACATGAGTCCGGAGCTCTTCTCTAATAAACCCTACAACCACAAG TCAGATGTATGGGCCCTGGGCTGCTGTGTGTATGAAATGTCCACACTGAAACATGCCTTCAATGCCAAGGACATGAACTCCCTGGTTTATCGTATTGTTGAAGGAAAG CTGCCACAGATGCCCAGTAGGTATGATCTACAGCTGGGAGAACTGATCAAGTGCATGCTGTGTAGGAGACCTGAAGACAGGCCTGATGTCAAACTTATCCTCAGGCAGCCCTACATCAAACAACAAATCGCTATGTTCCTAGAGGCCACTAAAGA AAAAACTGCCAAGTCAAGAAAGAAAGCTGTTGGTGGCAGTGGTGATTGTAGGGCCACCAGTGCACCATCTGTGGTGTCTTCATTGCCAAAACCTGAGAGAGGTCCCCAGCTTGAACCTCTGTCTAGGGGGAAATGT AAAGAAGATAAAACACATGAACATAAAGTTTGGGACGGCTTCAAAGACGACACCCCGGTCCAAACGCCACAGCCACCCAAATCATCCTCAGCTGATGCGCTGAAAGCCAGCATCGCATCCCTGACAACCATCAGCAACATTAATGTCCAACTGCAAGAGGAGAAGGACCCCATGAAGGGACAGGTGCAGGAGTCCCAGTCAGTTGTGTTGCACCAACAT gatagCCTAGAATCTACTGAAAAGCTGTTACAGCCGTTACTGCCAACACCG CCTGTTCGAGAGGAATTGCCCTCACCGACCACTAAGGGTCCAAACACTCCATACCAACCTCCTCCGTTCTCATCAGCCCCATGTAtgtcacagcagcacagagggagggacatcCGACAGCCACAGGGGGATCAAGACAAG TCCAAGGTGACTGCTCCCAGACCTTTACCGCCCCCTCCGGTTGAAAGCGTAGCCATGGacggcaggaagaggagcaggaagggcACGGGGGGCAAGAAAGCCAGTGCAGCTGTAACCTCCACATCAGTTAGCTCCTCTAAGGAGCTCCTACCACCGCCACAG gaTCGTCCTCTGTCtgccagagagaggagaagactgAGGCAATCCGTGGAGATTGCCAGCCAACCAG GTGTTAGTGTTATAAGAAGGGCATCCTATGATGTCTCTTCCACCAAGGATGAGCACTGCAATGCTTCGGTTGCCAGATCTGTTTCAGCATCCATCTCTGGGGCCAGCTCTAAG GAGGATAAATTGCCGGATCAAAGGTCAGATGAAGATGaatgcagctcatccacaagtTCCACAGAACGTTCAGAAGGAGACTGCAAGGAAAG GAAGACTGAATCGAGAGATATACAAGATTTAGTCCACATGATGACCCAGACGTTGAACATGGATATTGGAGACTGTGTGGGCGAGGTGGACAAAGACAGATTTGGTTCTACTGCTGTACCAGAGTTTAAACTGAACAGAAAGTATAGGGATACCCTGGTGCTTCATGGGAAGGCTCGAGGGGAAGCAGAGAACTTGTCACTGCGTGAAGCACCAATCT GCTCCACCTCTGGTCCAGCCAAGATCAGGAGAGCCATAGAACACTTAAGGACAGATGTGGTGAAGGGTCTGGGGGTCAAGCTGCTGGACCGAGTTTTGGAAATcatggaggtggaggatgaCACCAAACGAGAA CTGTGCCTTCGTGACCAGATGGGAGATGAGAAGTACCAAGCTTACGCTGTGATGGTGAGGCAGCTGAAATTCTTTGAAGATATTTCCGTCAACGTTTAG
- the nek4 gene encoding serine/threonine-protein kinase Nek4 isoform X8 has product MLALVVGKGSYGEVNLVKHKTDRKQYVIKKLNLTTSSKRERRSAEQEAQLLSQLRHPNIVTYRESWEGDDCQLYIVMGFCEGGDLYHRLKQQKGELLPERQVVEWFVQIAMALQYLHERNILHRDLKTQNIFLTKTNIIKVGDLGIARVLENQNDMASTLIGTPYYMSPELFSNKPYNHKSDVWALGCCVYEMSTLKHAFNAKDMNSLVYRIVEGKLPQMPSRYDLQLGELIKCMLCRRPEDRPDVKLILRQPYIKQQIAMFLEATKEKTAKSRKKAVGGSGDCRATSAPSVVSSLPKPERGPQLEPLSRGKCKEDKTHEHKVWDGFKDDTPVQTPQPPKSSSADALKASIASLTTISNINVQLQEEKDPMKGQDSLESTEKLLQPLLPTPPVREELPSPTTKGPNTPYQPPPFSSAPCMSQQHRGRDIRQPQGDQDKSKVTAPRPLPPPPVESVAMDGRKRSRKGTGGKKASAAVTSTSVSSSKELLPPPQDRPLSARERRRLRQSVEIASQPGVSVIRRASYDVSSTKDEHCNASVARSVSASISGASSKEDKLPDQRSDEDECSSSTSSTERSEGDCKERKTESRDIQDLVHMMTQTLNMDIGDCVGEVDKDRFGSTAVPEFKLNRKYRDTLVLHGKARGEAENLSLREAPICSTSGPAKIRRAIEHLRTDVVKGLGVKLLDRVLEIMEVEDDTKRELCLRDQMGDEKYQAYAVMVRQLKFFEDISVNV; this is encoded by the exons ATGCTGGCATT GGTCGTTGGTAAAGGGAGCTATGGCGAAGTGAACTTGGTGAAACACAAAACTGACCGAAAACAG TATGTTATTAAAAAGCTGAATTTAACCACCTCCTCCAAGCGAGAACGGCGTTCTGCAGAGCAGGAGGCCCAGCTTCTGTCTCAGCTTCGCCACCCTAACATTGTGACATACAGGGAGTCTTGGGAAGGAGATGACTGCCAGCTATACATTGTGATGGGTTTCTGTGAAGGCGGTGACCTATATCATCGTCTCAAACAGCAAAAGGGCGAACTCTTACCTGAGAGGCAGGTGGTTGAGTGGTTCGTCCAGATAGCCATGGCACTACAG TACCTGCATGAGAGGAACATTCTTCACCGAGACCTTAAAACACAGAACATCTTTCTGACAAAGACTAATATTATCAAAGTTGGGGACCTTGGCATTGCACGAGTTTTGGAGAACCAGAATGATATGGCCAGCACGCTCATTGGGACCCCTTACTACATGAGTCCGGAGCTCTTCTCTAATAAACCCTACAACCACAAG TCAGATGTATGGGCCCTGGGCTGCTGTGTGTATGAAATGTCCACACTGAAACATGCCTTCAATGCCAAGGACATGAACTCCCTGGTTTATCGTATTGTTGAAGGAAAG CTGCCACAGATGCCCAGTAGGTATGATCTACAGCTGGGAGAACTGATCAAGTGCATGCTGTGTAGGAGACCTGAAGACAGGCCTGATGTCAAACTTATCCTCAGGCAGCCCTACATCAAACAACAAATCGCTATGTTCCTAGAGGCCACTAAAGA AAAAACTGCCAAGTCAAGAAAGAAAGCTGTTGGTGGCAGTGGTGATTGTAGGGCCACCAGTGCACCATCTGTGGTGTCTTCATTGCCAAAACCTGAGAGAGGTCCCCAGCTTGAACCTCTGTCTAGGGGGAAATGT AAAGAAGATAAAACACATGAACATAAAGTTTGGGACGGCTTCAAAGACGACACCCCGGTCCAAACGCCACAGCCACCCAAATCATCCTCAGCTGATGCGCTGAAAGCCAGCATCGCATCCCTGACAACCATCAGCAACATTAATGTCCAACTGCAAGAGGAGAAGGACCCCATGAAGGGACAG gatagCCTAGAATCTACTGAAAAGCTGTTACAGCCGTTACTGCCAACACCG CCTGTTCGAGAGGAATTGCCCTCACCGACCACTAAGGGTCCAAACACTCCATACCAACCTCCTCCGTTCTCATCAGCCCCATGTAtgtcacagcagcacagagggagggacatcCGACAGCCACAGGGGGATCAAGACAAG TCCAAGGTGACTGCTCCCAGACCTTTACCGCCCCCTCCGGTTGAAAGCGTAGCCATGGacggcaggaagaggagcaggaagggcACGGGGGGCAAGAAAGCCAGTGCAGCTGTAACCTCCACATCAGTTAGCTCCTCTAAGGAGCTCCTACCACCGCCACAG gaTCGTCCTCTGTCtgccagagagaggagaagactgAGGCAATCCGTGGAGATTGCCAGCCAACCAG GTGTTAGTGTTATAAGAAGGGCATCCTATGATGTCTCTTCCACCAAGGATGAGCACTGCAATGCTTCGGTTGCCAGATCTGTTTCAGCATCCATCTCTGGGGCCAGCTCTAAG GAGGATAAATTGCCGGATCAAAGGTCAGATGAAGATGaatgcagctcatccacaagtTCCACAGAACGTTCAGAAGGAGACTGCAAGGAAAG GAAGACTGAATCGAGAGATATACAAGATTTAGTCCACATGATGACCCAGACGTTGAACATGGATATTGGAGACTGTGTGGGCGAGGTGGACAAAGACAGATTTGGTTCTACTGCTGTACCAGAGTTTAAACTGAACAGAAAGTATAGGGATACCCTGGTGCTTCATGGGAAGGCTCGAGGGGAAGCAGAGAACTTGTCACTGCGTGAAGCACCAATCT GCTCCACCTCTGGTCCAGCCAAGATCAGGAGAGCCATAGAACACTTAAGGACAGATGTGGTGAAGGGTCTGGGGGTCAAGCTGCTGGACCGAGTTTTGGAAATcatggaggtggaggatgaCACCAAACGAGAA CTGTGCCTTCGTGACCAGATGGGAGATGAGAAGTACCAAGCTTACGCTGTGATGGTGAGGCAGCTGAAATTCTTTGAAGATATTTCCGTCAACGTTTAG
- the nek4 gene encoding serine/threonine-protein kinase Nek4 isoform X2 codes for MLALVVGKGSYGEVNLVKHKTDRKQYVIKKLNLTTSSKRERRSAEQEAQLLSQLRHPNIVTYRESWEGDDCQLYIVMGFCEGGDLYHRLKQQKGELLPERQVVEWFVQIAMALQYLHERNILHRDLKTQNIFLTKTNIIKVGDLGIARVLENQNDMASTLIGTPYYMSPELFSNKPYNHKSDVWALGCCVYEMSTLKHAFNAKDMNSLVYRIVEGKLPQMPSRYDLQLGELIKCMLCRRPEDRPDVKLILRQPYIKQQIAMFLEATKEKTAKSRKKAVGGSGDCRATSAPSVVSSLPKPERGPQLEPLSRGKCKEDKTHEHKVWDGFKDDTPVQTPQPPKSSSADALKASIASLTTISNINVQLQEEKDPMKGQVQESQSVVLHQHVGHEPMTHTVYKESRGRRKPDTSLPPSPVKHPLKSVSGVGRWGADERRESNGLLDINPQATASPGDTFSLDGEKPMSDVGGKGDTMELLKEADMQNPKLGVGSELAFFNVERRSAHKSNVDHIEMVVEVNMESDTVTLLKGALTQHRTSDIQDSLESTEKLLQPLLPTPPVREELPSPTTKGPNTPYQPPPFSSAPCMSQQHRGRDIRQPQGDQDKSKVTAPRPLPPPPVESVAMDGRKRSRKGTGGKKASAAVTSTSVSSSKELLPPPQDRPLSARERRRLRQSVEIASQPGVSVIRRASYDVSSTKDEHCNASVARSVSASISGASSKEDKLPDQRSDEDECSSSTSSTERSEGDCKERKTESRDIQDLVHMMTQTLNMDIGDCVGEVDKDRFGSTAVPEFKLNRKYRDTLVLHGKARGEAENLSLREAPICSTSGPAKIRRAIEHLRTDVVKGLGVKLLDRVLEIMEVEDDTKRELCLRDQMGDEKYQAYAVMVRQLKFFEDISVNV; via the exons ATGCTGGCATT GGTCGTTGGTAAAGGGAGCTATGGCGAAGTGAACTTGGTGAAACACAAAACTGACCGAAAACAG TATGTTATTAAAAAGCTGAATTTAACCACCTCCTCCAAGCGAGAACGGCGTTCTGCAGAGCAGGAGGCCCAGCTTCTGTCTCAGCTTCGCCACCCTAACATTGTGACATACAGGGAGTCTTGGGAAGGAGATGACTGCCAGCTATACATTGTGATGGGTTTCTGTGAAGGCGGTGACCTATATCATCGTCTCAAACAGCAAAAGGGCGAACTCTTACCTGAGAGGCAGGTGGTTGAGTGGTTCGTCCAGATAGCCATGGCACTACAG TACCTGCATGAGAGGAACATTCTTCACCGAGACCTTAAAACACAGAACATCTTTCTGACAAAGACTAATATTATCAAAGTTGGGGACCTTGGCATTGCACGAGTTTTGGAGAACCAGAATGATATGGCCAGCACGCTCATTGGGACCCCTTACTACATGAGTCCGGAGCTCTTCTCTAATAAACCCTACAACCACAAG TCAGATGTATGGGCCCTGGGCTGCTGTGTGTATGAAATGTCCACACTGAAACATGCCTTCAATGCCAAGGACATGAACTCCCTGGTTTATCGTATTGTTGAAGGAAAG CTGCCACAGATGCCCAGTAGGTATGATCTACAGCTGGGAGAACTGATCAAGTGCATGCTGTGTAGGAGACCTGAAGACAGGCCTGATGTCAAACTTATCCTCAGGCAGCCCTACATCAAACAACAAATCGCTATGTTCCTAGAGGCCACTAAAGA AAAAACTGCCAAGTCAAGAAAGAAAGCTGTTGGTGGCAGTGGTGATTGTAGGGCCACCAGTGCACCATCTGTGGTGTCTTCATTGCCAAAACCTGAGAGAGGTCCCCAGCTTGAACCTCTGTCTAGGGGGAAATGT AAAGAAGATAAAACACATGAACATAAAGTTTGGGACGGCTTCAAAGACGACACCCCGGTCCAAACGCCACAGCCACCCAAATCATCCTCAGCTGATGCGCTGAAAGCCAGCATCGCATCCCTGACAACCATCAGCAACATTAATGTCCAACTGCAAGAGGAGAAGGACCCCATGAAGGGACAGGTGCAGGAGTCCCAGTCAGTTGTGTTGCACCAACATGTAGGTCATGAGCCTATGACTCACACCGTGTACAAAGAAAGCAGGGGGAGAAGAAAACCTGATACCTCTCTACCTCCTTCCCCCGTCAAGCACCCTTTGAAGTCAGTATCAGGTGTTGGCAGATGGGGAGCAGATGAGAGGAGGGAGTCCAATGGGTTGTTAGACATTAATCCGCAGGCCACGGCAAGCCCTGGGGATACTTTTTCCCTCGATGGGGAGAAACCGATGTCAGATGTTGGTGGTAAGGGCGATACCATGGAGTTACTTAAAGAGGCTGACATGCAGAACCCAAAGCTGGGAGTTGGGAGCGAGTTGGCATTTTTCAACGTTGAGAGGAGATCCGCACACAAATCCAACGTAGATCATATTGAAATGGTTGTGGAAGTAAATATGGAAAGTGACACTGTTACTCTTCTCAAGGGAGCTCTGACACAACACCGTACCTCAGACATCCAA gatagCCTAGAATCTACTGAAAAGCTGTTACAGCCGTTACTGCCAACACCG CCTGTTCGAGAGGAATTGCCCTCACCGACCACTAAGGGTCCAAACACTCCATACCAACCTCCTCCGTTCTCATCAGCCCCATGTAtgtcacagcagcacagagggagggacatcCGACAGCCACAGGGGGATCAAGACAAG TCCAAGGTGACTGCTCCCAGACCTTTACCGCCCCCTCCGGTTGAAAGCGTAGCCATGGacggcaggaagaggagcaggaagggcACGGGGGGCAAGAAAGCCAGTGCAGCTGTAACCTCCACATCAGTTAGCTCCTCTAAGGAGCTCCTACCACCGCCACAG gaTCGTCCTCTGTCtgccagagagaggagaagactgAGGCAATCCGTGGAGATTGCCAGCCAACCAG GTGTTAGTGTTATAAGAAGGGCATCCTATGATGTCTCTTCCACCAAGGATGAGCACTGCAATGCTTCGGTTGCCAGATCTGTTTCAGCATCCATCTCTGGGGCCAGCTCTAAG GAGGATAAATTGCCGGATCAAAGGTCAGATGAAGATGaatgcagctcatccacaagtTCCACAGAACGTTCAGAAGGAGACTGCAAGGAAAG GAAGACTGAATCGAGAGATATACAAGATTTAGTCCACATGATGACCCAGACGTTGAACATGGATATTGGAGACTGTGTGGGCGAGGTGGACAAAGACAGATTTGGTTCTACTGCTGTACCAGAGTTTAAACTGAACAGAAAGTATAGGGATACCCTGGTGCTTCATGGGAAGGCTCGAGGGGAAGCAGAGAACTTGTCACTGCGTGAAGCACCAATCT GCTCCACCTCTGGTCCAGCCAAGATCAGGAGAGCCATAGAACACTTAAGGACAGATGTGGTGAAGGGTCTGGGGGTCAAGCTGCTGGACCGAGTTTTGGAAATcatggaggtggaggatgaCACCAAACGAGAA CTGTGCCTTCGTGACCAGATGGGAGATGAGAAGTACCAAGCTTACGCTGTGATGGTGAGGCAGCTGAAATTCTTTGAAGATATTTCCGTCAACGTTTAG
- the nek4 gene encoding serine/threonine-protein kinase Nek4 isoform X5 — MMNNYIFIRVVGKGSYGEVNLVKHKTDRKQYVIKKLNLTTSSKRERRSAEQEAQLLSQLRHPNIVTYRESWEGDDCQLYIVMGFCEGGDLYHRLKQQKGELLPERQVVEWFVQIAMALQYLHERNILHRDLKTQNIFLTKTNIIKVGDLGIARVLENQNDMASTLIGTPYYMSPELFSNKPYNHKSDVWALGCCVYEMSTLKHAFNAKDMNSLVYRIVEGKLPQMPSRYDLQLGELIKCMLCRRPEDRPDVKLILRQPYIKQQIAMFLEATKEKTAKSRKKAVGGSGDCRATSAPSVVSSLPKPERGPQLEPLSRGKCKEDKTHEHKVWDGFKDDTPVQTPQPPKSSSADALKASIASLTTISNINVQLQEEKDPMKGQVQESQSVVLHQHDSLESTEKLLQPLLPTPPVREELPSPTTKGPNTPYQPPPFSSAPCMSQQHRGRDIRQPQGDQDKSKVTAPRPLPPPPVESVAMDGRKRSRKGTGGKKASAAVTSTSVSSSKELLPPPQDRPLSARERRRLRQSVEIASQPGVSVIRRASYDVSSTKDEHCNASVARSVSASISGASSKEDKLPDQRSDEDECSSSTSSTERSEGDCKERKTESRDIQDLVHMMTQTLNMDIGDCVGEVDKDRFGSTAVPEFKLNRKYRDTLVLHGKARGEAENLSLREAPICSTSGPAKIRRAIEHLRTDVVKGLGVKLLDRVLEIMEVEDDTKRELCLRDQMGDEKYQAYAVMVRQLKFFEDISVNV, encoded by the exons ATGATGAATAATTATATTTTCATCAGGGTCGTTGGTAAAGGGAGCTATGGCGAAGTGAACTTGGTGAAACACAAAACTGACCGAAAACAG TATGTTATTAAAAAGCTGAATTTAACCACCTCCTCCAAGCGAGAACGGCGTTCTGCAGAGCAGGAGGCCCAGCTTCTGTCTCAGCTTCGCCACCCTAACATTGTGACATACAGGGAGTCTTGGGAAGGAGATGACTGCCAGCTATACATTGTGATGGGTTTCTGTGAAGGCGGTGACCTATATCATCGTCTCAAACAGCAAAAGGGCGAACTCTTACCTGAGAGGCAGGTGGTTGAGTGGTTCGTCCAGATAGCCATGGCACTACAG TACCTGCATGAGAGGAACATTCTTCACCGAGACCTTAAAACACAGAACATCTTTCTGACAAAGACTAATATTATCAAAGTTGGGGACCTTGGCATTGCACGAGTTTTGGAGAACCAGAATGATATGGCCAGCACGCTCATTGGGACCCCTTACTACATGAGTCCGGAGCTCTTCTCTAATAAACCCTACAACCACAAG TCAGATGTATGGGCCCTGGGCTGCTGTGTGTATGAAATGTCCACACTGAAACATGCCTTCAATGCCAAGGACATGAACTCCCTGGTTTATCGTATTGTTGAAGGAAAG CTGCCACAGATGCCCAGTAGGTATGATCTACAGCTGGGAGAACTGATCAAGTGCATGCTGTGTAGGAGACCTGAAGACAGGCCTGATGTCAAACTTATCCTCAGGCAGCCCTACATCAAACAACAAATCGCTATGTTCCTAGAGGCCACTAAAGA AAAAACTGCCAAGTCAAGAAAGAAAGCTGTTGGTGGCAGTGGTGATTGTAGGGCCACCAGTGCACCATCTGTGGTGTCTTCATTGCCAAAACCTGAGAGAGGTCCCCAGCTTGAACCTCTGTCTAGGGGGAAATGT AAAGAAGATAAAACACATGAACATAAAGTTTGGGACGGCTTCAAAGACGACACCCCGGTCCAAACGCCACAGCCACCCAAATCATCCTCAGCTGATGCGCTGAAAGCCAGCATCGCATCCCTGACAACCATCAGCAACATTAATGTCCAACTGCAAGAGGAGAAGGACCCCATGAAGGGACAGGTGCAGGAGTCCCAGTCAGTTGTGTTGCACCAACAT gatagCCTAGAATCTACTGAAAAGCTGTTACAGCCGTTACTGCCAACACCG CCTGTTCGAGAGGAATTGCCCTCACCGACCACTAAGGGTCCAAACACTCCATACCAACCTCCTCCGTTCTCATCAGCCCCATGTAtgtcacagcagcacagagggagggacatcCGACAGCCACAGGGGGATCAAGACAAG TCCAAGGTGACTGCTCCCAGACCTTTACCGCCCCCTCCGGTTGAAAGCGTAGCCATGGacggcaggaagaggagcaggaagggcACGGGGGGCAAGAAAGCCAGTGCAGCTGTAACCTCCACATCAGTTAGCTCCTCTAAGGAGCTCCTACCACCGCCACAG gaTCGTCCTCTGTCtgccagagagaggagaagactgAGGCAATCCGTGGAGATTGCCAGCCAACCAG GTGTTAGTGTTATAAGAAGGGCATCCTATGATGTCTCTTCCACCAAGGATGAGCACTGCAATGCTTCGGTTGCCAGATCTGTTTCAGCATCCATCTCTGGGGCCAGCTCTAAG GAGGATAAATTGCCGGATCAAAGGTCAGATGAAGATGaatgcagctcatccacaagtTCCACAGAACGTTCAGAAGGAGACTGCAAGGAAAG GAAGACTGAATCGAGAGATATACAAGATTTAGTCCACATGATGACCCAGACGTTGAACATGGATATTGGAGACTGTGTGGGCGAGGTGGACAAAGACAGATTTGGTTCTACTGCTGTACCAGAGTTTAAACTGAACAGAAAGTATAGGGATACCCTGGTGCTTCATGGGAAGGCTCGAGGGGAAGCAGAGAACTTGTCACTGCGTGAAGCACCAATCT GCTCCACCTCTGGTCCAGCCAAGATCAGGAGAGCCATAGAACACTTAAGGACAGATGTGGTGAAGGGTCTGGGGGTCAAGCTGCTGGACCGAGTTTTGGAAATcatggaggtggaggatgaCACCAAACGAGAA CTGTGCCTTCGTGACCAGATGGGAGATGAGAAGTACCAAGCTTACGCTGTGATGGTGAGGCAGCTGAAATTCTTTGAAGATATTTCCGTCAACGTTTAG